Proteins co-encoded in one bacterium genomic window:
- a CDS encoding glycosyltransferase, which produces MSRVFVALPAYNEEECLPPLLDSFAELFKEFPENAEPWIVIVDDGSKDRTAEVVREAIAKGMPVELVQHEKNKGLGEAIKTGLRRVAELSENDKDVVICMDADNTHPPSHVLTMLDRMNKTNADIVIASRYRRGSKQIGVPLNRQLMSFGARFLFWLFLGLEGVRDYTCGYRAYRMRIVQRSLKEYGDDLITRAGFACTDQLLVNMAALGAKIREVSFILRYDRKVGESKLELGTTILETFRLLAAGRRKLKGKE; this is translated from the coding sequence ATGTCTCGCGTTTTTGTCGCCCTGCCCGCTTACAATGAGGAAGAATGCCTTCCTCCGTTGCTGGATTCGTTTGCGGAGCTGTTCAAGGAGTTCCCCGAGAACGCCGAGCCGTGGATCGTGATCGTTGATGACGGCAGCAAGGACCGCACGGCAGAGGTCGTTCGCGAGGCCATCGCCAAGGGAATGCCCGTCGAGCTTGTTCAGCACGAGAAGAACAAAGGGCTCGGCGAGGCGATCAAAACGGGCCTGCGGCGCGTGGCGGAGCTTTCCGAGAACGACAAGGACGTCGTCATCTGCATGGACGCGGACAACACGCACCCGCCCAGCCACGTGCTGACCATGCTGGATCGCATGAACAAGACGAACGCGGACATCGTGATCGCGTCGCGCTATCGCCGCGGCAGCAAGCAGATCGGCGTGCCGCTCAATCGCCAGCTCATGAGCTTCGGCGCGCGCTTCCTCTTTTGGCTCTTCCTTGGCCTGGAAGGCGTTCGCGATTACACATGCGGCTATCGCGCCTATCGCATGCGCATTGTGCAGCGTTCGTTGAAGGAATACGGCGACGACCTGATTACGCGCGCCGGCTTTGCATGCACTGACCAGTTGCTTGTCAACATGGCCGCGCTGGGCGCGAAGATTCGCGAGGTATCGTTCATCCTTCGCTACGATCGCAAGGTGGGGGAGAGCAAGCTGGAGCTCGGTACAACGATCCTTGAAACGTTCCGCCTCCTGGCCGCCGGCCGTCGCAAGTTGAAGGGCAAAGAATAG
- a CDS encoding pyridoxal-phosphate dependent enzyme translates to MDLTIREDQFEATVRRARERSIIIPTFEQMIDPGKIPAVIKERLKGAGLWDVDPLNLFRVTWKNEPTETGGGYGGVNFMEIPREITGVKARIFGLVGKWFPTGAHKVGATTACLVPRLITGQFNPETMKAVWPSTGNYCRGGAYIAALLACESIAILPEEMSQERFQWLKKVAGEVIATPGCESNVKEIYDKCWELRKTRDNITIFNQFDEFGNYLWHHEVTGRAIQEVFEQMGNSRSRLAGIASSTGSAGTIACGDYLKKLHPHIKIIAGEALQCPTLLNNGFGGHRIEGIGDKHVPWIHNVRNTDFVAAIDDNATINLMRLFNHEVGHEYLKKQGVSQDVISDLNLLGISGIGNLLSAIKFAKYHELNEDDIVATIFTDSMELYGSRMEELSHIEYTEAGAAADYHRWLMGERIDNLLELTYEDRKRIHNLKYYTWIEQQASDLDELNAQWYDRDYWDNVVAQRGDIDRLITQFNETVGLLSEMEAGANA, encoded by the coding sequence ATGGATTTGACCATTCGTGAAGATCAATTCGAGGCGACGGTTCGTCGCGCTCGCGAGCGCAGCATTATTATCCCCACCTTCGAGCAGATGATCGATCCGGGCAAGATCCCGGCAGTGATCAAGGAACGCTTGAAGGGCGCGGGACTCTGGGATGTCGATCCGCTGAACCTGTTCCGGGTGACGTGGAAGAACGAACCGACGGAAACGGGCGGCGGCTACGGCGGCGTCAACTTCATGGAGATTCCGCGCGAGATCACGGGCGTAAAGGCCCGTATCTTCGGATTGGTCGGCAAGTGGTTCCCGACCGGCGCGCACAAGGTTGGTGCGACGACCGCGTGCCTTGTCCCCCGACTGATCACCGGCCAGTTCAATCCCGAGACGATGAAGGCCGTCTGGCCGTCGACCGGCAACTACTGCCGCGGCGGCGCCTACATCGCCGCGCTGCTTGCCTGCGAATCGATCGCGATCCTGCCCGAAGAGATGAGCCAGGAGCGCTTCCAGTGGCTGAAGAAGGTTGCCGGCGAAGTGATCGCCACCCCCGGTTGCGAATCGAACGTGAAGGAAATCTACGACAAGTGCTGGGAACTGCGGAAGACTCGTGACAATATCACGATCTTCAACCAGTTCGACGAGTTCGGCAACTACCTGTGGCACCACGAGGTCACCGGTCGCGCGATTCAGGAAGTGTTCGAGCAGATGGGCAATTCGCGCAGTCGTCTGGCGGGCATCGCCTCCAGCACCGGCTCGGCCGGCACCATCGCCTGCGGCGATTACCTGAAGAAGCTGCACCCGCACATCAAGATCATCGCCGGCGAAGCCCTGCAGTGCCCGACGCTGTTGAACAACGGCTTCGGCGGTCACCGCATCGAAGGCATCGGCGACAAGCACGTTCCCTGGATCCACAACGTGCGCAACACGGACTTCGTGGCCGCGATCGACGATAACGCGACGATCAACCTCATGCGCCTGTTCAACCACGAAGTCGGTCACGAGTATCTGAAGAAGCAGGGAGTTTCGCAGGATGTCATCTCCGACCTGAATCTTCTTGGCATCAGCGGCATCGGTAACCTGCTGTCCGCTATCAAGTTCGCGAAGTACCACGAACTCAACGAGGACGACATCGTCGCCACCATCTTCACGGACTCGATGGAACTGTACGGCTCGCGCATGGAAGAGCTCTCGCACATCGAGTACACCGAGGCCGGCGCGGCCGCCGATTACCATCGTTGGTTGATGGGCGAACGCATCGACAACCTGCTCGAACTGACGTACGAAGATCGCAAGCGCATCCACAACCTGAAGTACTACACGTGGATCGAGCAGCAGGCGAGCGACCTGGACGAGCTGAACGCGCAGTGGTACGACCGCGACTACTGGGATAACGTCGTGGCGCAGCGCGGCGACATCGACCGCCTGATCACGCAGTTCAACGAGACTGTTGGTCTGCTGTCCGAAATGGAAGCCGGCGCAAACGCGTAA
- a CDS encoding biotin/lipoyl-binding protein: MSSEEPRTNGTQHPVEEVPHHPLWARMGLVVIVLIFGIGAMAGLSALRQEPESSQPPEHRLAAKAFQAMPQNVQTEISGFGTARPIRTVAISAEVSGRIESVHPNLDVGNVIPAGEELFTIDPHDYKQALEQAEAEVERLEAELDRLGRAQVNDERQLKIANEMEEFSRNEYDRIKDLVAQGGVESKSRLDTAALSLNRQIQEVVRLENSLAMYPFQERQTKAQLRRAVAQKENAARNLERSHVTVPFNARIVSQSIEKDQYVMPGQQALVLADDSALEIPASLDSRDVSGWLGLEIAPDDAHWFGDVPDREVEVRWNDDARGEVHTGRLARVEKFNPQTRTFTVVVRVDKRSDAELAFPLADGMFCSLTIPGIEVKNVYVVPREVVDYDGTLLLANDGHLETHKVHVLRYQGDYALVDKGLKEGDIVLTTRPPRVIDGLAVDVELQEAPAL, encoded by the coding sequence ATGAGTAGCGAAGAACCCCGCACGAACGGGACGCAGCATCCCGTGGAGGAAGTGCCCCATCACCCCCTCTGGGCTCGAATGGGGCTTGTCGTCATCGTCCTGATTTTCGGGATTGGGGCGATGGCCGGTCTTTCGGCTCTGCGACAGGAGCCGGAGTCGAGTCAGCCGCCGGAGCATCGTCTCGCCGCCAAGGCCTTCCAGGCCATGCCGCAGAATGTACAAACAGAGATTTCCGGATTTGGAACGGCCCGGCCGATCCGGACCGTTGCAATCAGTGCCGAAGTCTCCGGCAGGATCGAAAGCGTGCATCCGAATTTGGACGTCGGCAATGTCATCCCGGCGGGCGAAGAGCTCTTCACGATCGATCCGCACGACTACAAGCAGGCGCTCGAACAGGCAGAAGCGGAAGTCGAACGGCTTGAGGCCGAGTTGGATCGCCTGGGCCGGGCGCAGGTGAATGACGAGCGCCAACTCAAGATCGCCAACGAAATGGAAGAGTTCTCTCGCAACGAATACGATCGAATCAAGGATCTCGTTGCGCAGGGCGGCGTGGAGAGCAAATCGCGCCTGGATACCGCCGCGCTTTCGTTGAACCGGCAAATTCAGGAAGTTGTGCGGCTGGAGAATTCCCTGGCGATGTATCCGTTCCAGGAACGGCAGACGAAGGCACAGCTTCGGCGCGCCGTCGCGCAGAAGGAAAACGCCGCGCGAAACCTTGAACGCAGCCACGTCACCGTGCCGTTCAACGCGCGCATCGTCAGCCAGTCGATCGAGAAGGACCAGTACGTGATGCCTGGACAGCAGGCGCTTGTGCTGGCGGACGACTCGGCTCTTGAGATACCCGCATCCCTCGACAGCCGCGACGTCAGCGGCTGGCTCGGGCTGGAGATTGCGCCGGACGATGCGCACTGGTTCGGCGACGTCCCGGATCGCGAAGTGGAAGTCCGCTGGAACGATGATGCCCGAGGCGAGGTCCACACCGGACGCCTGGCGCGCGTTGAGAAGTTCAATCCGCAGACTCGGACGTTCACCGTTGTCGTGCGAGTGGATAAACGTAGCGACGCGGAGTTGGCCTTCCCGCTGGCGGACGGAATGTTCTGTTCGCTCACCATCCCCGGAATCGAAGTCAAGAACGTGTACGTGGTGCCGCGCGAAGTCGTCGACTACGACGGCACTTTATTGCTCGCCAACGATGGTCACCTGGAAACGCACAAGGTGCATGTGTTGCGCTATCAGGGCGATTATGCGCTGGTGGACAAAGGCCTGAAAGAAGGCGATATTGTCCTCACAACACGTCCGCCGCGCGTGATCGACGGATTGGCCGTGGACGTTGAACTGCAAGAGGCGCCTGCTCTATGA
- a CDS encoding DUF4912 domain-containing protein → MAKKNTSKTSKAKADETKAKVTASEKETKKPTAKKTAAKKTAAKKAAPAKKAAAKPTAKKAAAKKATKKAAAKKATVKKTAKAPTAAPARKAAPVKKAAAKKASAASPVAPKLDGGSILPTPKRNAVAPPVTGSSWYLQQRDDARRASLQIEQTGPADYEVELPFEYGETKISVLVRDPEWIYVFWEISNATRAELGLQRGRHNRPLLLRLYDVTGVDFSGNNAVSTLDVPVNDYTSSWYVRVPRAGRRLVVDLGTITEEGTFQTITRSQGVDIPEPRISEEEDSVWAPQSGDVYRQILKLSGGTEITTHMGSEEFVHVLQKKLMENVGDSSFSGQLAAMGIGSSENYSEGVVHRVGQRGRDFWLEVGVDVIVYGATEPDAKVKLMGRPIQLSSDGTFRIRMALPDGTIEFPVEATSADEIETRNVCPIVNRKTV, encoded by the coding sequence ATGGCTAAGAAAAACACTTCGAAGACGAGCAAGGCAAAGGCCGACGAGACCAAGGCCAAGGTGACGGCGTCGGAGAAGGAAACCAAGAAGCCGACCGCCAAGAAGACAGCAGCAAAGAAGACAGCGGCGAAGAAGGCCGCCCCGGCCAAGAAGGCGGCGGCGAAGCCGACTGCCAAGAAGGCTGCGGCCAAGAAAGCTACCAAGAAGGCGGCTGCGAAGAAGGCCACCGTGAAGAAGACCGCGAAGGCGCCGACCGCCGCGCCGGCCCGCAAGGCTGCTCCGGTGAAGAAGGCTGCTGCCAAGAAAGCCTCCGCGGCGTCCCCGGTCGCCCCGAAGCTCGATGGCGGCTCCATCCTGCCGACACCCAAGCGCAACGCCGTTGCTCCTCCCGTCACCGGCAGCAGTTGGTATCTGCAGCAGCGCGACGATGCCCGCCGCGCCAGCCTTCAGATCGAGCAGACCGGCCCCGCCGACTACGAAGTCGAACTTCCCTTCGAGTACGGCGAGACCAAGATTTCCGTCCTGGTTCGCGATCCGGAATGGATCTATGTGTTCTGGGAAATCTCGAATGCGACCCGCGCCGAACTGGGTCTGCAGCGCGGCCGCCACAATCGGCCACTGCTGCTCCGTCTGTACGATGTAACCGGCGTCGACTTCTCCGGCAACAACGCCGTGTCGACGCTCGATGTGCCCGTGAATGACTACACGTCGTCTTGGTACGTGCGCGTGCCGCGCGCCGGCCGTCGCCTGGTCGTCGACCTCGGCACAATCACCGAGGAAGGCACGTTCCAGACGATCACGCGCTCGCAGGGCGTGGACATTCCAGAACCGCGCATCTCGGAGGAAGAAGATTCCGTTTGGGCGCCGCAGAGTGGCGACGTCTACCGCCAGATTCTGAAGCTGTCCGGCGGCACCGAAATCACCACGCACATGGGCAGCGAAGAGTTCGTCCACGTGCTGCAGAAGAAGCTGATGGAAAACGTCGGCGATTCGAGCTTCAGCGGCCAGCTTGCTGCCATGGGCATCGGGTCGAGCGAGAACTACTCCGAAGGCGTCGTCCACCGCGTTGGCCAGCGTGGCCGCGACTTCTGGCTGGAAGTCGGCGTGGACGTCATCGTCTACGGCGCAACCGAGCCGGATGCGAAGGTCAAGCTGATGGGCCGCCCGATTCAGTTGAGCAGCGACGGAACGTTCCGCATCCGGATGGCGCTGCCCGATGGCACGATTGAATTCCCGGTCGAAGCCACCAGCGCCGACGAGATCGAAACGCGCAACGTCTGCCCGATCGTAAACCGCAAGACCGTCTAA
- a CDS encoding thrombospondin type 3 repeat-containing protein, protein MLLKRLPLLILLVFWAAASLGEPETVDMLERVKQDRDADTVVDSLDNCPEIFNPDQEDFDLDGTGDACDNDIDGDNVPNWEDNAPYVPNPGQEDLDGDGKGDVVDHDIDGDGVENGLDNCLRRANPDQADTDGDGIGDVCDEDIDGDGIRNAFDALPADAANELIPGTGGRLGVNYTGLTIRAGAEPSSVRTDARAQDPRWSRDETAPANRRRPETTPTPLPQKEPGVMNRAMKLLRNAAGTLVR, encoded by the coding sequence ATGTTGTTGAAAAGATTACCATTACTGATTCTGCTGGTCTTTTGGGCCGCCGCTTCCCTCGGCGAGCCCGAAACGGTGGATATGCTTGAGCGAGTGAAACAGGATCGCGACGCCGATACGGTCGTCGATAGCCTTGATAATTGCCCCGAAATCTTCAATCCGGACCAGGAAGATTTCGACCTCGACGGCACGGGCGATGCCTGTGACAACGACATCGACGGCGACAATGTCCCGAACTGGGAAGACAACGCGCCATACGTTCCGAATCCCGGTCAGGAAGATCTGGATGGAGACGGCAAGGGCGACGTGGTCGATCACGACATCGACGGCGACGGAGTTGAGAATGGGTTGGACAATTGTCTCCGGAGAGCGAATCCCGATCAGGCCGATACAGATGGAGATGGGATCGGCGACGTCTGCGATGAGGATATCGACGGCGACGGCATCCGGAATGCCTTCGATGCGCTGCCTGCCGACGCCGCCAACGAGCTGATTCCCGGCACGGGCGGTCGCCTGGGGGTCAACTACACAGGTCTGACCATTCGGGCCGGCGCCGAGCCGAGTTCTGTGAGAACAGACGCTCGGGCTCAGGATCCACGCTGGTCCCGCGATGAGACTGCTCCGGCAAATCGACGTCGTCCGGAAACCACCCCCACCCCGCTGCCCCAGAAAGAGCCCGGCGTCATGAATCGCGCCATGAAACTGCTGCGCAATGCGGCTGGGACGCTGGTGCGCTAA
- a CDS encoding MarR family winged helix-turn-helix transcriptional regulator, with protein MARKKPQDELLGKARVVQVSTQRIRTFLLRGSHMDRAWKGLPKEPTFGQIRAMLALHTVGPCTLKVFAEAIGVSGPTASEKVERLVEKGLVKRWRNPDNRREVLIELGDEGRKRIAEHEKIVLGHICQLLEAIGPEDANLMVELTERIAAAIDRLPSRGGKKA; from the coding sequence ATGGCTCGAAAGAAACCACAGGATGAATTGCTCGGAAAGGCACGCGTCGTGCAAGTCAGCACGCAGCGAATTCGCACGTTCTTGCTGCGCGGCTCGCACATGGATCGCGCCTGGAAGGGGCTCCCCAAAGAACCCACATTCGGGCAAATCCGGGCCATGCTCGCGCTGCACACCGTGGGCCCTTGCACGTTGAAAGTCTTCGCCGAGGCCATCGGTGTGAGCGGACCGACCGCCTCGGAGAAAGTCGAGCGGCTCGTCGAAAAGGGGCTCGTGAAGCGCTGGCGGAATCCGGACAACCGCCGCGAAGTCCTGATCGAGCTGGGAGATGAAGGGCGGAAGCGAATCGCGGAGCACGAGAAGATCGTGCTCGGACACATCTGCCAATTGCTGGAAGCGATTGGGCCGGAGGATGCGAACTTGATGGTAGAATTGACCGAACGGATTGCTGCGGCGATCGATCGACTTCCTTCTCGCGGAGGTAAGAAGGCATGA
- a CDS encoding efflux RND transporter permease subunit, with product MRKIISLFVTNSVFANALLFLIMASGIFSVVTMRREILPNFAVDTIQVSVPYPSAGPEEVEEGICLKIEDAIEGLDGIKEYNTIASEGMGSATIEVKEGEDVQTVKDRVADRINAINTFPEEAEKPTVSEVLVERTTLLISIASDEMTERQLKELAEEIKDELVALPEISQANVGGTRPYEISIEVSEEQLRKYGITFADIDRAVASASMNLPGGDLRGEKERVKVRTLGRRYTGKEYADIVVLAQPDGTVIRLGQIADIKDAFTEDEVVTRFNGRRAVSVFVVNGEDEDAILIAEAAQKYVAQKQKELPPSVTMTIWGDSSNFIRDRIDLLVRNGRIGLVLVFILLWLFLDLRLAFWVSMGIPISFAGGIAVMYGLDVTINMISLFALIMVLGIVVDDAIVVGEAIYVQRRNGVGPLRSAVDGTVEVFWPVVAAVITTIVAFIPLLFIKGVMGNFIGVIPTVVIATLSVSLVEALIILPAHLNHLPDMSRGAEKTLHGVRAIPVRIRKFFSDGIEWVILHVYRPSMKHVLSWRYLSLAGAIATLFLTVGLVRGGFIKFIFFPQIDSDFITANVEFPEGTPLDVTGDAVLRLEEALKRVDERFDTETGDSLILAMESSIGSSRGFEFENIRTDGSHKGEIRVELLGSEQRGIFFQDITRAWEEEVGPITGATSLTIKGMNGGPGGKPIEIWLLGDDMETLQAASEALKNKLEQIAGVYQIEDDFRPGKRELRARLKPEAHTLGLTTASLASQLRSGYYGAESVRVQRGRDEVKVYVRYPGDERRNLGDVDQIRIRTPSGDEVPIASVADLSVEPGYTTIRRKDGERRITVSTEVDTAQVTPGDVLDRVRREYLSQLPKNFPGVSASLEGQRREQAESFGSLKLGGPLTILAIYLILATIFRSYLQPLIILFTIPFGIIGAVFGHMALGYDLTIMSVFGMVALAGVVVNDAIILIEAINHRLSEGVPFFTALLDGGCRRFRPIILTSTTTVGGLMPLLLERSMQAQFLIPMGLTIAAGVMFATFLTLGVIPCLLFILNDMRRFWVYLNTGRWPECEDVEPAAGRKAIEEELHEGEITAHTV from the coding sequence ATGAGAAAGATCATCAGCCTCTTCGTCACGAACTCGGTCTTCGCGAACGCGTTGCTCTTCCTGATTATGGCCTCCGGCATTTTCTCGGTGGTGACGATGCGCCGCGAGATCCTGCCGAACTTCGCCGTCGATACGATCCAGGTCAGCGTCCCCTATCCCAGCGCCGGCCCGGAAGAAGTTGAGGAAGGCATCTGCCTGAAGATCGAAGATGCGATCGAGGGCCTCGACGGCATTAAGGAATACAACACGATCGCCTCCGAAGGGATGGGCTCCGCGACCATCGAGGTCAAAGAGGGCGAAGACGTTCAAACTGTAAAGGATCGCGTGGCGGATCGCATCAATGCGATCAATACATTCCCCGAAGAGGCCGAAAAGCCGACGGTTTCCGAGGTGCTGGTCGAGCGCACGACGTTGCTGATTTCAATCGCCAGCGACGAGATGACCGAGCGGCAGTTGAAGGAGCTTGCAGAGGAGATCAAAGACGAACTCGTCGCCTTACCGGAGATCTCGCAGGCCAACGTGGGTGGCACCCGGCCGTATGAGATCTCGATCGAGGTTTCCGAGGAACAACTCCGCAAGTACGGCATCACCTTTGCCGATATCGATCGAGCCGTTGCGTCTGCCAGCATGAATCTGCCCGGTGGCGACTTGCGGGGCGAGAAGGAACGCGTGAAGGTCCGTACGCTTGGGCGGCGCTACACCGGTAAGGAATACGCTGACATTGTCGTGCTCGCACAGCCGGATGGTACGGTGATTCGACTCGGGCAGATCGCCGACATCAAGGACGCGTTCACCGAGGACGAAGTCGTCACGCGCTTCAATGGTCGGCGTGCCGTTTCGGTTTTCGTCGTAAATGGTGAGGATGAAGACGCAATTCTGATCGCCGAGGCCGCGCAGAAGTACGTCGCGCAGAAACAGAAAGAACTGCCCCCGTCCGTCACGATGACCATTTGGGGCGATAGCTCGAATTTCATCCGAGATCGTATCGATCTGCTCGTCCGCAATGGTCGCATCGGCCTCGTTCTCGTGTTCATTCTTCTATGGCTCTTCCTCGATCTGCGACTGGCGTTCTGGGTGTCGATGGGCATTCCAATCTCATTCGCGGGCGGCATCGCCGTCATGTATGGATTGGATGTGACCATCAACATGATCAGCCTGTTCGCGCTCATCATGGTATTGGGTATTGTCGTGGATGATGCGATCGTTGTGGGTGAGGCGATCTACGTCCAACGAAGAAATGGCGTGGGACCACTGCGTTCTGCTGTCGATGGCACCGTCGAGGTCTTCTGGCCCGTTGTCGCAGCGGTTATCACGACGATCGTTGCATTCATTCCGCTGCTCTTCATCAAGGGCGTCATGGGCAACTTCATCGGTGTGATTCCCACGGTGGTGATCGCGACGCTCTCCGTTTCCCTGGTCGAGGCATTGATCATTTTGCCCGCTCACCTGAATCATCTGCCCGACATGTCCCGTGGCGCGGAGAAGACGTTGCATGGCGTTCGGGCTATCCCTGTGCGCATTCGGAAGTTCTTCTCCGATGGCATCGAGTGGGTAATCCTGCATGTCTATCGTCCCTCGATGAAGCACGTTCTGTCGTGGCGCTACCTGTCGTTGGCCGGCGCGATTGCAACACTCTTCCTGACCGTCGGACTCGTACGGGGCGGTTTCATCAAGTTCATCTTCTTCCCGCAAATCGACTCCGACTTCATCACGGCGAACGTGGAGTTCCCAGAAGGCACACCGCTGGACGTGACGGGCGACGCAGTTCTTCGCCTCGAAGAAGCACTGAAGCGTGTCGACGAGCGCTTCGATACCGAGACGGGCGATTCGCTGATACTGGCGATGGAGTCGTCGATTGGTTCCAGCCGAGGTTTTGAGTTTGAGAACATCCGCACGGACGGCTCGCACAAAGGGGAGATCCGCGTGGAACTGCTCGGTTCCGAACAGCGTGGCATCTTCTTTCAAGACATTACGCGCGCCTGGGAGGAAGAAGTCGGTCCGATCACCGGGGCCACATCCCTGACGATCAAGGGCATGAACGGCGGACCGGGCGGAAAGCCTATCGAAATCTGGTTGCTTGGCGACGACATGGAGACGCTGCAGGCTGCGTCGGAAGCGCTGAAGAACAAGCTTGAGCAGATCGCCGGCGTTTATCAGATCGAGGACGATTTCCGCCCCGGCAAACGAGAGCTTCGTGCCCGTCTGAAGCCAGAGGCGCACACGCTCGGACTGACGACAGCATCGCTGGCAAGCCAATTGCGCTCCGGCTACTACGGCGCGGAGAGCGTTCGCGTTCAGCGCGGGCGTGACGAAGTGAAGGTCTACGTGCGCTATCCTGGCGATGAGCGCCGCAATCTTGGAGATGTCGATCAGATTCGCATCCGGACGCCATCGGGCGATGAAGTTCCGATTGCTTCGGTTGCAGACTTGAGCGTCGAGCCAGGCTACACGACCATTCGACGCAAGGATGGTGAGCGTCGTATCACCGTTTCGACGGAGGTCGACACGGCGCAGGTTACTCCCGGTGACGTGTTGGATCGTGTGCGGCGGGAGTACTTGAGCCAACTACCGAAGAACTTCCCAGGTGTCAGCGCCAGCCTCGAAGGCCAGCGCCGCGAGCAGGCGGAGTCCTTCGGCAGTCTGAAGCTTGGCGGCCCGCTGACGATTCTGGCGATCTACCTGATTCTCGCGACGATCTTCCGTTCGTATTTGCAACCATTGATCATTCTGTTCACCATTCCGTTTGGGATCATCGGCGCCGTGTTCGGCCATATGGCCTTGGGCTACGACCTGACCATCATGAGCGTCTTCGGTATGGTGGCGCTTGCCGGAGTTGTTGTGAACGATGCGATTATCTTGATCGAGGCAATCAACCATCGACTGTCGGAAGGGGTCCCATTCTTCACGGCGTTGCTGGATGGTGGTTGCCGGCGATTCCGTCCGATTATTCTGACCTCGACGACGACGGTTGGTGGACTGATGCCGCTGCTGCTCGAGCGCAGCATGCAGGCACAGTTCCTCATTCCTATGGGTCTGACGATCGCCGCGGGCGTGATGTTCGCCACGTTCCTGACGCTCGGCGTGATTCCGTGTTTGCTGTTTATCCTGAACGACATGCGGCGGTTCTGGGTCTATCTGAACACAGGCCGTTGGCCCGAATGCGAAGATGTCGAACCCGCCGCCGGCCGCAAGGCGATTGAAGAGGAACTCCACGAAGGCGAGATCACCGCGCATACGGTGTAG
- a CDS encoding DUF4149 domain-containing protein: protein MRTLWRLILGCLVGCLIGVFFIGTTSVFAHAEEIGSSMAGTIAGQMLGILDWVVLISAIVLIVLEILIRRGKPWPRAAKLIFAFLVVALILTIVEMALITPAIHNLRSELAAQFGSVSAAPDAERGRFGALHAISMLRGLGVLATAMAAFVIESLKSR, encoded by the coding sequence ATGAGAACACTCTGGCGTTTGATCCTCGGTTGCCTGGTCGGTTGCCTGATCGGCGTATTCTTCATCGGCACAACCAGCGTCTTTGCGCACGCGGAGGAAATCGGTTCTTCCATGGCGGGAACCATAGCGGGCCAGATGCTTGGTATTCTCGATTGGGTCGTTCTGATTTCGGCGATTGTACTGATTGTACTGGAAATCCTGATTCGTCGGGGGAAGCCGTGGCCCCGGGCGGCGAAGTTGATTTTCGCCTTCCTGGTTGTGGCCCTGATTCTGACGATTGTCGAGATGGCCTTGATCACGCCGGCCATTCATAATCTTCGGAGTGAATTGGCTGCCCAGTTCGGCTCCGTTTCCGCTGCGCCGGATGCAGAACGCGGCCGGTTCGGAGCTCTCCACGCCATCTCCATGCTGCGTGGACTGGGAGTTCTCGCCACGGCAATGGCGGCCTTTGTGATTGAATCGTTGAAGAGCAGATGA